The Misgurnus anguillicaudatus chromosome 21, ASM2758022v2, whole genome shotgun sequence genome includes a window with the following:
- the LOC129419222 gene encoding E3 ubiquitin-protein ligase TRIM39-like, whose amino-acid sequence MEESQPTSAKPRWTIRKSIEIPPKLQCDVCLDVFSDPVITPCGHNFCRICLKQCWDNSQIYSCPYCKKTFSKRPELKINTTLRYLTLIFKEQFSLRRSEVLCDICDESKLKALKSCLTCQMSYCETHLNTHEKFHIKKHKLLDPVENIKLYICEKHERPLELFCRDDQTCVCVFCTDGDHKNHNTVPLEEESKEKKTQLMKTQPDIQQMIQERIKKIQDIKHSAELRKRSREQEKAASFEIFSDLIRSIERCQTELLEMMEQEQKSEEKQDEDLIKDLEQEITELKLRDSELLEKITHSEDHLNIIQIYSSFPYIPPDMKNWSEISMKTHVSVETLRRALTQLQETLNEKLIQTELIEKQQYAVDVTLDPDTAHPNLILSEDRKQVKHGDIKHKLPDNPERFDPCANVLGKEGFTSGRFYFEVQVNDKTNWVLGVARESIDRKGTIRMSPLNGFWTVALWNEKDYKACTDWSVSLCLKVKPQKVGVFVDYEEGLVCFYDVGSRSHIYSYTAQTFTEKLFPLFSPCPNDKGKNSAPMIISPVHYNK is encoded by the exons ATGGAAGAATCTCAACCAACATCAGCAAAACCAAGATGGACCATAAGAAAGAGTATAGAGATACCTCCAA AGCTTCAGTGTGATGTGTGTCTGGATGTGTTCAGTGATCCAGTCATCACTCCATGTGGACACAACTTCTGCAGGATCTGTCTGAAACAGTGCTGGGACAACAGTCAGATCTACAGCTgtccatactgtaaaaaaacattcagtaaAAGACCAGAGCTCAAGATCAACACAACACTTAGATACCTCACGCTGATCTTTAAAGAACAGTTCAGTCTGAGAAGATCTGAAGTCCTCTGTGACATCTGTGATGAAAGTAAACTGAAAGCCCTGAAGTCCTGCCTAACATGTcaaatgtcttactgtgaaaCTCATCTGAACACTCATGAGAAATTTCATATAAAGAAACACAAACTGCTGGATCCTGTGGAGAATATAAAGCTCTATATATGTGAGAAACATGAGAGACCTCTGGAGCTCTTCTGTAGAGATGATCagacatgtgtttgtgtgttttgtactGATGGAGATCACAAGAATCACAACACTGTTCCTCTAGAGGAGGAGAGTAAAGAGAAGAAG ACTCAACTGATGAAGACACAGCCAGACATTCAGCAGATGATCCAGGAGAGAATCAAGAAGATTCAAGACATCAAACACTCAGCAGAACTCAGAAAA AGAAGCAGAGAGCAGGAGAAAGCAGCGAGTTTTGAGATCTTCAGTGATCTGATCAGATCCATTGAGAGATGTCAGACTGAGCTGCTGGAGATGATGGAGCAGGAACAGAAATCAGAAGAGAAACAGGATGAAGATCTCATTAAAGATCTGGAGCAGGAGATCACTGAGCTGAAGTTGAGAGACAGTGAGCTTCTGGAGAAGATCACACACAGTGAAGATCATCTTAATATCATACAg ATTTACTCATCATTCCCGTACATACCTCCAGACATGAAGAACTGGTCTGAGATCAGTATGAAGACTCATGTGAGTGTGGAGACCCTGAGGAGAGCTCTGACTCAACTACAGGAGACTCTCAATGAAAAATTAATTCAGACTG AGTTGATTGAGAAGCAGCAGTATGCAG TGGATGTGACTCTGGATCCTGATACAGCTCATCCAAATCTCATTCTGTCTGAAGATAGAAAACAAGTGAAACATGGAGACATTAAACATAAACTCCCAGATAATCCAGAGAGATTTGATCCATGTGCCAATGTCCTGGGAAAAGAGGGATTTACCTCAGGGAGATTTTATTTTGAGGTTCAAGTGAATGACAAAACTAACTGGGTTTTAGGAGTTGCCAGAGAATCTATTGACAGAAAAGGAACGATCAGAATGTCTCCGTTGAATGGATTCTGGACGGTGGCTCTGTGGAATGAGAAGGATTATAAAGCCTGTACTGATTGgtctgtctctctgtgtctGAAAGTGAAACCACAGAAGGTCGGGGTGTTTGTGGATTATGAGGAGggtttggtttgtttttatGATGTAGGGTCCAGGTCTCATATCTACTCTTATACTGCTCAAACTTTCACTGAGAAACTCTTTCCATTATTCAGTCCATGTCCTAATGATAAAGGTAAAAATTCAGCTCCTATGATCATCTCACCTGTTCATTACAACAAATGA
- the LOC141353353 gene encoding lymphocyte antigen 75-like, which yields MVKIIKMKASVSLYLFLSLCGLSSALFRKHFYVNKGLYWQDAQKYCREHHDDLSTASKQEAKQLTRNPEVSNSEFWVGLNTLNSTEWVWSGGEEEAFDYWDDNEPNSDTEPCTALKKSNSKLFNVVCERNYKFYCMERFELILVQDNKTWEEALDYCRQNYIDLVSIDSVRTMAEAINNTMTSQTVNVWIGLRFLAGHWFWVNGGDVEYKAWSEGELQCPPENLQCGALDTENKRWKPEDCGKRLNFFCLKKYKQPEIF from the coding sequence ATGGTGAAGATCATAAAAATGAAGGCATCTGTTTCTCTTTACCTGTTTTTGAGTCTCTGTGGACTGAGCTCTGCTCTCTTTAGAAAACACTTTTATGTGAATAAAGGACTTTACTGGCAAGATGCACAGAAGTACTGCAGAGAGCATCATGATGATCTGTCCACCGCTAGCAAACAAGAGGCAAAGCAGCTCACCCGTAATCCAGAGGTTAGTAATTCAGAATTCTGGGTTGGACTCAACACTCTAAACTCAACAGAATGGGTTTGGTCCGGAGGTGAAGAAGAAGCATTTGATTATTGGGACGATAACGAACCAAACTCAGATACTGAGCCTTGCACTGCTTTAAAGAAATCAAATTCTAAACTGTTTAATGTTGTGTGCGAGCGAAATTATAAATTTTATTGCATGGAGAGATTTGAACTGATTCTGGTGCAGGACAATAAGACTTGGGAAGAGGCTCTGGACTACTGCAGACAAAACTACATTGATCTCGTCAGTATCGACTCTGTGAGGACAATGGCAGAGGCGATAAATAACACCATGACATCACAGACTGTTAATGTATGGATTGGACTACGGTTTTTAGCTGGACATTGGTTCTGGGTCAATGGGGGAGATGTTGAATATAAAGCCTGGTCTGAGGGAGAGCTCCAGTGCCCTCCCGAAAATCTCCAGTGTGGAGCTTTGGATACAGAAAACAAACGTTGGAAACCTGAAGACTGCGGAAAGCGACTCAACTTTTTCTGTCTTAAGAAGTACAAACAGCCTGAAATATTTTGA